Proteins from a genomic interval of Daphnia magna isolate NIES unplaced genomic scaffold, ASM2063170v1.1 Dm_contigs114, whole genome shotgun sequence:
- the LOC116918424 gene encoding ephrin type-B receptor 1-B isoform X4, which yields MGRVKKNFSIAQHHRLRFLWINLIALLAHIGLSSADYVVLLDTTKEDSLDWTRYPFGPQSATPGWVEESFTNFEKGINWRSYVVCDVAYNNVNNWLWTPFIERGEANRIYIEIKFSMRDCSLFPGTALSCKETFSLLYYEFDAATREPPPWEPESYKLIDRIAADEGRFTSSNEVIINTEVRSIPVTKKGVYFAFRDQGACISLLAIRVYYITCPEVTASFAAFPATPTGRELTSIEQSNGVCVANAVEDAPPKYLCKGDGNWYLQGGGCLCKPGYEANADKQTCNVCPPGKYKHRSGDDKCQTCPDHSMAPYSGSSECRCNQNYYRALKDPKSMPCTQSPSKPQNLTVNFVDQSTVVLSWNQPHNLGGRSDTVYRVVCDACNVGVTYNPPQGTFNDTKVTISGLNPVTTYRFQVFADNGVSDQVPPNEHQFIDIAVTTEASVPSSVSNVRIINVRPTELTLRWDAPDDPYSDIEMYEVRYFQKGFENNASSMLINRPESAFSSLRQQTVYGFQVRAKTTHGWGEFSSPVFKTTGAVLATYEHTEENLQVRIIAGAVVAGIIIVVVIIVVTVLYLRRSNDECNKKQPSDCDTLEYRNGEGLVITYMHNHLDSPPIIPTHTNGMTTPLFTQANAPRSYVDPHTYEDPNQAVREFAREIDAAYITIEAIIGGGEFGDVCRGNLKLPQRPEMLVAIKTLKLGSSDKARVDFLTEASIMGQFEHSNVIYLQGVVTKSNPVMIITEYMENGSLDTFLRANDGKFQVLQLLSMLRGIANGMQYLSEINYVHRDLAARNVLVNSQLVCKIADFGLSREIESTTEGAYTTRGGKIPVRWTAPEAIAFRKFTSASDVWSFGIVCWEVMSYGERPYWNWSNQDVIKSIEKGYRLPAPMDCPEAIHNLMLDCWQKERAHRPAFTAIVATLDKLIRCPELLQRLAQSSRRPPPLNPYYTTIPSMHTLPLGMPSLPNISNVHIPSYAMQQPTNNWGTLHWA from the exons TGGGTGGAGGAGAGTTTCACCAACTTCGAGAAGGGCATCAATTGGAGATCGTACGTGGTGTGCGACGTGGCTTACAACAACGTCAACAATTGGCTGTGGACGCCGTTTATCGAGCGAGGCGAGGCCAACCGCATCTACATCGAGATCAAGTTTTCGATGCGCGACTGCTCCCTCTTTCCCGGCACGGCCCTCTCATGCAAAGAGACGTTTTCCTTGCTCTACTACGAGTTTGACGCTGCTACGCGCGAACCGCCGCCTTGGGAACCTGAAAGCTACAAGCTCATCGACCGCATCGCTGCCGACGAGGGACGGTTCACTTCATCCAACGAG GTCATCATCAACACGGAGGTGCGTTCAATTCCGGTGACAAAGAAAGGCGTTTACTTTGCGTTCCGCGATCAAGGCGCCTGCATTTCTTTGTTGGCCATTCGCGTCTACTACATCACCTGTCCAGAGGTGACGGCCTCGTTCGCCGCATTCCCTGCCACGCCTACCGGCCGTGAGTTGACCTCGATCGAGCAATCGAACGGCGTCTGCGTGGCCAACGCCGTCGAGGATGCGCCGCCTAAATACCTGTGCAAAGGCGACGGCAATTGGTACCTGCAGGGCGGCGGTTGTCTCTGCAAGCCGGGCTACGAGGCCAACGCAGACAAGCAAACATGCAACG TGTGTCCGCCGGGCAAATATAAGCACCGCAGTGGCGACGACAAGTGCCAAACTTGTCCAGACCACAGCATGGCGCCCTACTCTGGATCCTCGGAATGCCGTTGCAATCAAAATTATTACAGAGCTCTTAAAGATCCAAAGTCGATGCCATGCACGC AATCTCCATCGAAACCGCAAAATTTGACGGTGAATTTCGTTGACCAATCGACGGTCGTGTTGTCGTGGAATCAGCCGCACAACTTGGGCGGTCGCTCAGACACGGTTTATCGCGTCGTCTGCGATGCTTGCAATGTTGGTGTTACCTACAATCCGCCACAG GGGACGTTCAACGACACGAAAGTGACCATCAGCGGCTTGAATCCCGTGACGACCTACCGGTTCCAGGTGTTTGCCGACAACGGCGTTTCTGACCAGGTGCCACCGAACGAGCATCAATTCATCGACATTGCTGTCACCACCGAAGCCTCTGTCCCGTCCAGCGTCTCCAACGTGCGCATCATCAATGTCCGTCCGACCGAATTGACGCTACGCTGGGATGCACCCGACGACCCGTACTCTGACATTGAAATGTACGAGGTGCGCTACTTCCAAAAGGGATTCGAGAACAATGCCAGCAGCATGCTCATCAACCGGCCGGAGTCGGCCTTCAGCAGCCTCAGGCAGCAAACGGTGTACGGGTTCCAGGTGCGAGCCAAGACGACCCACGGTTGGGGAGAGTTTAGTTCGCCCGTCTTCAAAACCACCGGCGCCGTACTGGCCACTTACGAGCACACGGAAGAGAATCTACAAGTCAGGATCATTGCCGGCGCTGTTGTCGCTGGtatcatcatcgtcgtcgtcaTTATCGTCGTCACTGTTCTCTATCTGCGCAg GAGCAACGACGAATGCAACAAGAAACAACCCAGCGATTGCGATACATTAGAATACCGCAACGGAGAAG GACTCGTCATCACTTACA TGCACAATCACCTGGACAGTCCCCCGATTATACCCACGCACACCAATGGAA TGACGACGCCGCTGTTCACACAAGCAAACGCGCCGCGTTCCTACGTTGACCCGCACACCTATGAGGATCCCAATCAAGCCGTGAGAGAATTCGCCCGTGAGATCGATGCCGCCTACATCACCATCGAAGCCATCATTG GTGGTGGCGAATTTGGCGATGTCTGCCGCGGCAATTTGAAGCTGCCTCAACGTCCCGAGATGCTCGTTGCCATCAAAACACTAAAGTTGGGCAGTTCAGACAAGGCTCGCGTCGATTTCCTGACTGAGGCGTCAATAATGGGCCAATTTGAACACTCGAATGTCATTTATCTGCAAGGCGTCGTCACGAAATCCAATCCCGTCATGATCATTACCGAATACATGGAGAACGGATCACTAGACACTTTCCTTAGG GCCAATGACGGCAAGTTCCAGGTTCTTCAACTATTGAGCATGTTGCGTGGCATTGCCAACGGCATGCAATATCTTTCTGAAATCAACTATGTCCACCGTGACTTGGCCGCTCGCAATGTCCTCGTCAACTCGCAACTTGTCTGCAAAATTGCCGATTTCGGATTGAGTCGCGAAATTGAGAGCACAACCGAAGGCGCTTACACAACCAGA GGTGGAAAGATTCCCGTCAGATGGACAGCTCCGGAAGCCATTGCCTTCCGCAAATTCACATCAGCTAGCGACGTTTGGAGCTTCGGCATCGTTTGTTGGGAGGTCATGTCGTACGGCGAACGACCGTACTGGAACTGGTCCAATCAAGATGTCATAAAATCCATCGAAAAGGGTTACAG ATTGCCTGCTCCGATGGATTGTCCCGAGGCCATTCACAATCTCATGTTGGATTGCTGGCAAAAGGAGCGAGCACACAGGCCAGCGTTCACCGCCATTGTAGCAACTTTGGACAAATTGATCCGATGCCCTGAGCTACTCCAAAGACTGGCACAGAGCAG TAGGCGGCCTCCCCCTCTCAATCCCTACTACACCACAATCCCTTCTATGCACACCTTACCTCTAGGGATGCCCAGTCTGCCCAACATATCCAACGTGCATATCCCATCCTATGCCATGCAACAGCCCACCAATAATTGGGGGACTCTGCATTGGGCTtga
- the LOC116918424 gene encoding ephrin type-B receptor 1-B isoform X5, translating to MGRVKKNFSIAQHHRLRFLWINLIALLAHIGLSSADYVVLLDTTKEDSLDWTRYPFGPQSATPGWVEESFTNFEKGINWRSYVVCDVAYNNVNNWLWTPFIERGEANRIYIEIKFSMRDCSLFPGTALSCKETFSLLYYEFDAATREPPPWEPESYKLIDRIAADEGRFTSSNEVIINTEVRSIPVTKKGVYFAFRDQGACISLLAIRVYYITCPEVTASFAAFPATPTGRELTSIEQSNGVCVANAVEDAPPKYLCKGDGNWYLQGGGCLCKPGYEANADKQTCNVCPPGKYKHRSGDDKCQTCPDHSMAPYSGSSECRCNQNYYRALKDPKSMPCTQSPSKPQNLTVNFVDQSTVVLSWNQPHNLGGRSDTVYRVVCDACNVGVTYNPPQGTFNDTKVTISGLNPVTTYRFQVFADNGVSDQVPPNEHQFIDIAVTTEASVPSSVSNVRIINVRPTELTLRWDAPDDPYSDIEMYEVRYFQKGFENNASSMLINRPESAFSSLRQQTVYGFQVRAKTTHGWGEFSSPVFKTTGAVLATYEHTEENLQVRIIAGAVVAGIIIVVVIIVVTVLYLRRSNDECNKKQPSDCDTLEYRNGEGLVITYMHNHLDSPPIIPTHTNGMTTPLFTQANAPRSYVDPHTYEDPNQAVREFAREIDAAYITIEAIIGGGEFGDVCRGNLKLPQRPEMLVAIKTLKLGSSDKARVDFLTEASIMGQFEHSNVIYLQGVVTKSNPVMIITEYMENGSLDTFLRANDGKFQVLQLLSMLRGIANGMQYLSEINYVHRDLAARNVLVNSQLVCKIADFGLSREIESTTEGAYTTRGGKIPVRWTAPEAIAFRKFTSASDVWSFGIVCWEVMSYGERPYWNWSNQDVIKSIEKGYRLPAPMDCPEAIHNLMLDCWQKERAHRPAFTAIVATLDKLIRCPELLQRLAQSRRPPPLNPYYTTIPSMHTLPLGMPSLPNISNVHIPSYAMQQPTNNWGTLHWA from the exons TGGGTGGAGGAGAGTTTCACCAACTTCGAGAAGGGCATCAATTGGAGATCGTACGTGGTGTGCGACGTGGCTTACAACAACGTCAACAATTGGCTGTGGACGCCGTTTATCGAGCGAGGCGAGGCCAACCGCATCTACATCGAGATCAAGTTTTCGATGCGCGACTGCTCCCTCTTTCCCGGCACGGCCCTCTCATGCAAAGAGACGTTTTCCTTGCTCTACTACGAGTTTGACGCTGCTACGCGCGAACCGCCGCCTTGGGAACCTGAAAGCTACAAGCTCATCGACCGCATCGCTGCCGACGAGGGACGGTTCACTTCATCCAACGAG GTCATCATCAACACGGAGGTGCGTTCAATTCCGGTGACAAAGAAAGGCGTTTACTTTGCGTTCCGCGATCAAGGCGCCTGCATTTCTTTGTTGGCCATTCGCGTCTACTACATCACCTGTCCAGAGGTGACGGCCTCGTTCGCCGCATTCCCTGCCACGCCTACCGGCCGTGAGTTGACCTCGATCGAGCAATCGAACGGCGTCTGCGTGGCCAACGCCGTCGAGGATGCGCCGCCTAAATACCTGTGCAAAGGCGACGGCAATTGGTACCTGCAGGGCGGCGGTTGTCTCTGCAAGCCGGGCTACGAGGCCAACGCAGACAAGCAAACATGCAACG TGTGTCCGCCGGGCAAATATAAGCACCGCAGTGGCGACGACAAGTGCCAAACTTGTCCAGACCACAGCATGGCGCCCTACTCTGGATCCTCGGAATGCCGTTGCAATCAAAATTATTACAGAGCTCTTAAAGATCCAAAGTCGATGCCATGCACGC AATCTCCATCGAAACCGCAAAATTTGACGGTGAATTTCGTTGACCAATCGACGGTCGTGTTGTCGTGGAATCAGCCGCACAACTTGGGCGGTCGCTCAGACACGGTTTATCGCGTCGTCTGCGATGCTTGCAATGTTGGTGTTACCTACAATCCGCCACAG GGGACGTTCAACGACACGAAAGTGACCATCAGCGGCTTGAATCCCGTGACGACCTACCGGTTCCAGGTGTTTGCCGACAACGGCGTTTCTGACCAGGTGCCACCGAACGAGCATCAATTCATCGACATTGCTGTCACCACCGAAGCCTCTGTCCCGTCCAGCGTCTCCAACGTGCGCATCATCAATGTCCGTCCGACCGAATTGACGCTACGCTGGGATGCACCCGACGACCCGTACTCTGACATTGAAATGTACGAGGTGCGCTACTTCCAAAAGGGATTCGAGAACAATGCCAGCAGCATGCTCATCAACCGGCCGGAGTCGGCCTTCAGCAGCCTCAGGCAGCAAACGGTGTACGGGTTCCAGGTGCGAGCCAAGACGACCCACGGTTGGGGAGAGTTTAGTTCGCCCGTCTTCAAAACCACCGGCGCCGTACTGGCCACTTACGAGCACACGGAAGAGAATCTACAAGTCAGGATCATTGCCGGCGCTGTTGTCGCTGGtatcatcatcgtcgtcgtcaTTATCGTCGTCACTGTTCTCTATCTGCGCAg GAGCAACGACGAATGCAACAAGAAACAACCCAGCGATTGCGATACATTAGAATACCGCAACGGAGAAG GACTCGTCATCACTTACA TGCACAATCACCTGGACAGTCCCCCGATTATACCCACGCACACCAATGGAA TGACGACGCCGCTGTTCACACAAGCAAACGCGCCGCGTTCCTACGTTGACCCGCACACCTATGAGGATCCCAATCAAGCCGTGAGAGAATTCGCCCGTGAGATCGATGCCGCCTACATCACCATCGAAGCCATCATTG GTGGTGGCGAATTTGGCGATGTCTGCCGCGGCAATTTGAAGCTGCCTCAACGTCCCGAGATGCTCGTTGCCATCAAAACACTAAAGTTGGGCAGTTCAGACAAGGCTCGCGTCGATTTCCTGACTGAGGCGTCAATAATGGGCCAATTTGAACACTCGAATGTCATTTATCTGCAAGGCGTCGTCACGAAATCCAATCCCGTCATGATCATTACCGAATACATGGAGAACGGATCACTAGACACTTTCCTTAGG GCCAATGACGGCAAGTTCCAGGTTCTTCAACTATTGAGCATGTTGCGTGGCATTGCCAACGGCATGCAATATCTTTCTGAAATCAACTATGTCCACCGTGACTTGGCCGCTCGCAATGTCCTCGTCAACTCGCAACTTGTCTGCAAAATTGCCGATTTCGGATTGAGTCGCGAAATTGAGAGCACAACCGAAGGCGCTTACACAACCAGA GGTGGAAAGATTCCCGTCAGATGGACAGCTCCGGAAGCCATTGCCTTCCGCAAATTCACATCAGCTAGCGACGTTTGGAGCTTCGGCATCGTTTGTTGGGAGGTCATGTCGTACGGCGAACGACCGTACTGGAACTGGTCCAATCAAGATGTCATAAAATCCATCGAAAAGGGTTACAG ATTGCCTGCTCCGATGGATTGTCCCGAGGCCATTCACAATCTCATGTTGGATTGCTGGCAAAAGGAGCGAGCACACAGGCCAGCGTTCACCGCCATTGTAGCAACTTTGGACAAATTGATCCGATGCCCTGAGCTACTCCAAAGACTGGCACAGAGCAG GCGGCCTCCCCCTCTCAATCCCTACTACACCACAATCCCTTCTATGCACACCTTACCTCTAGGGATGCCCAGTCTGCCCAACATATCCAACGTGCATATCCCATCCTATGCCATGCAACAGCCCACCAATAATTGGGGGACTCTGCATTGGGCTtga
- the LOC116918424 gene encoding ephrin type-B receptor 1-B isoform X3, with protein sequence MGRVKKNFSIAQHHRLRFLWINLIALLAHIGLSSADYVVLLDTTKEDSLDWTRYPFGPQSATPGWVEESFTNFEKGINWRSYVVCDVAYNNVNNWLWTPFIERGEANRIYIEIKFSMRDCSLFPGTALSCKETFSLLYYEFDAATREPPPWEPESYKLIDRIAADEGRFTSSNEVIINTEVRSIPVTKKGVYFAFRDQGACISLLAIRVYYITCPEVTASFAAFPATPTGRELTSIEQSNGVCVANAVEDAPPKYLCKGDGNWYLQGGGCLCKPGYEANADKQTCNVCPPGKYKHRSGDDKCQTCPDHSMAPYSGSSECRCNQNYYRALKDPKSMPCTQSPSKPQNLTVNFVDQSTVVLSWNQPHNLGGRSDTVYRVVCDACNVGVTYNPPQGTFNDTKVTISGLNPVTTYRFQVFADNGVSDQVPPNEHQFIDIAVTTEASVPSSVSNVRIINVRPTELTLRWDAPDDPYSDIEMYEVRYFQKGFENNASSMLINRPESAFSSLRQQTVYGFQVRAKTTHGWGEFSSPVFKTTGAVLATYEHTEENLQVRIIAGAVVAGIIIVVVIIVVTVLYLRRSNDECNKKQPSDCDTLEYRNGEVTTPLFTQANAPRSYVDPHTYEDPNQAVREFAREIDAAYITIEAIIGGGEFGDVCRGNLKLPQRPEMLVAIKTLKLGSSDKARVDFLTEASIMGQFEHSNVIYLQGVVTKSNPVMIITEYMENGSLDTFLRANDGKFQVLQLLSMLRGIANGMQYLSEINYVHRDLAARNVLVNSQLVCKIADFGLSREIESTTEGAYTTRGGKIPVRWTAPEAIAFRKFTSASDVWSFGIVCWEVMSYGERPYWNWSNQDVIKSIEKGYRLPAPMDCPEAIHNLMLDCWQKERAHRPAFTAIVATLDKLIRCPELLQRLAQSRHTEPLCPEAPDMLQFKSIEEWLASLKLSRYVDNFQQAGVTTLDAVTRLSHADLSGLGIVLLGHQRKIMNSIQAMRAQLSISMSEGFLV encoded by the exons TGGGTGGAGGAGAGTTTCACCAACTTCGAGAAGGGCATCAATTGGAGATCGTACGTGGTGTGCGACGTGGCTTACAACAACGTCAACAATTGGCTGTGGACGCCGTTTATCGAGCGAGGCGAGGCCAACCGCATCTACATCGAGATCAAGTTTTCGATGCGCGACTGCTCCCTCTTTCCCGGCACGGCCCTCTCATGCAAAGAGACGTTTTCCTTGCTCTACTACGAGTTTGACGCTGCTACGCGCGAACCGCCGCCTTGGGAACCTGAAAGCTACAAGCTCATCGACCGCATCGCTGCCGACGAGGGACGGTTCACTTCATCCAACGAG GTCATCATCAACACGGAGGTGCGTTCAATTCCGGTGACAAAGAAAGGCGTTTACTTTGCGTTCCGCGATCAAGGCGCCTGCATTTCTTTGTTGGCCATTCGCGTCTACTACATCACCTGTCCAGAGGTGACGGCCTCGTTCGCCGCATTCCCTGCCACGCCTACCGGCCGTGAGTTGACCTCGATCGAGCAATCGAACGGCGTCTGCGTGGCCAACGCCGTCGAGGATGCGCCGCCTAAATACCTGTGCAAAGGCGACGGCAATTGGTACCTGCAGGGCGGCGGTTGTCTCTGCAAGCCGGGCTACGAGGCCAACGCAGACAAGCAAACATGCAACG TGTGTCCGCCGGGCAAATATAAGCACCGCAGTGGCGACGACAAGTGCCAAACTTGTCCAGACCACAGCATGGCGCCCTACTCTGGATCCTCGGAATGCCGTTGCAATCAAAATTATTACAGAGCTCTTAAAGATCCAAAGTCGATGCCATGCACGC AATCTCCATCGAAACCGCAAAATTTGACGGTGAATTTCGTTGACCAATCGACGGTCGTGTTGTCGTGGAATCAGCCGCACAACTTGGGCGGTCGCTCAGACACGGTTTATCGCGTCGTCTGCGATGCTTGCAATGTTGGTGTTACCTACAATCCGCCACAG GGGACGTTCAACGACACGAAAGTGACCATCAGCGGCTTGAATCCCGTGACGACCTACCGGTTCCAGGTGTTTGCCGACAACGGCGTTTCTGACCAGGTGCCACCGAACGAGCATCAATTCATCGACATTGCTGTCACCACCGAAGCCTCTGTCCCGTCCAGCGTCTCCAACGTGCGCATCATCAATGTCCGTCCGACCGAATTGACGCTACGCTGGGATGCACCCGACGACCCGTACTCTGACATTGAAATGTACGAGGTGCGCTACTTCCAAAAGGGATTCGAGAACAATGCCAGCAGCATGCTCATCAACCGGCCGGAGTCGGCCTTCAGCAGCCTCAGGCAGCAAACGGTGTACGGGTTCCAGGTGCGAGCCAAGACGACCCACGGTTGGGGAGAGTTTAGTTCGCCCGTCTTCAAAACCACCGGCGCCGTACTGGCCACTTACGAGCACACGGAAGAGAATCTACAAGTCAGGATCATTGCCGGCGCTGTTGTCGCTGGtatcatcatcgtcgtcgtcaTTATCGTCGTCACTGTTCTCTATCTGCGCAg GAGCAACGACGAATGCAACAAGAAACAACCCAGCGATTGCGATACATTAGAATACCGCAACGGAGAAG TGACGACGCCGCTGTTCACACAAGCAAACGCGCCGCGTTCCTACGTTGACCCGCACACCTATGAGGATCCCAATCAAGCCGTGAGAGAATTCGCCCGTGAGATCGATGCCGCCTACATCACCATCGAAGCCATCATTG GTGGTGGCGAATTTGGCGATGTCTGCCGCGGCAATTTGAAGCTGCCTCAACGTCCCGAGATGCTCGTTGCCATCAAAACACTAAAGTTGGGCAGTTCAGACAAGGCTCGCGTCGATTTCCTGACTGAGGCGTCAATAATGGGCCAATTTGAACACTCGAATGTCATTTATCTGCAAGGCGTCGTCACGAAATCCAATCCCGTCATGATCATTACCGAATACATGGAGAACGGATCACTAGACACTTTCCTTAGG GCCAATGACGGCAAGTTCCAGGTTCTTCAACTATTGAGCATGTTGCGTGGCATTGCCAACGGCATGCAATATCTTTCTGAAATCAACTATGTCCACCGTGACTTGGCCGCTCGCAATGTCCTCGTCAACTCGCAACTTGTCTGCAAAATTGCCGATTTCGGATTGAGTCGCGAAATTGAGAGCACAACCGAAGGCGCTTACACAACCAGA GGTGGAAAGATTCCCGTCAGATGGACAGCTCCGGAAGCCATTGCCTTCCGCAAATTCACATCAGCTAGCGACGTTTGGAGCTTCGGCATCGTTTGTTGGGAGGTCATGTCGTACGGCGAACGACCGTACTGGAACTGGTCCAATCAAGATGTCATAAAATCCATCGAAAAGGGTTACAG ATTGCCTGCTCCGATGGATTGTCCCGAGGCCATTCACAATCTCATGTTGGATTGCTGGCAAAAGGAGCGAGCACACAGGCCAGCGTTCACCGCCATTGTAGCAACTTTGGACAAATTGATCCGATGCCCTGAGCTACTCCAAAGACTGGCACAGAGCAG GCACACGGAACCATTGTGTCCAGAAGCTCCAGACATGCTGCAATTCAAATCAATTGAAGAATGGCTGGCATCGCTGAAGCTGTCGCGTTACGTCGACAACTTCCAGCAGGCGGGTGTGACGACGCTGGACGCCGTGACGCGCCTTTCTCACGCCGACCTGTCTGGACTGGGAATCGTCTTGTTGGGTCACCAACGCAAGATCATGAACAGCATTCAGGCTATGCGAGCCCAGTTATCTATTAGTATGTCGGAAGGATTCCTTGTGTGA